The following nucleotide sequence is from Halobacillus mangrovi.
ATGAATAAGCATCTTTCATTAAAAACTCTCTACCACGAAGTAATCCGAAGCGTGGGCGTGCTTCATCACGGAACTTGTTTTGAATTTGGAAAACCGTTAGAGGAAGCTGCTTATAGCTTTTCACCTCGTTACGAACAATGCTTGTGATCACTTCTTCATGAGTAGCACCCAATGCGAATTCTCTCTGATGTCGATCATTAATTCTCATCAATTCAGAACCAAACGTTGTCCAACGGCCTGTTTCTTTCCACAATTCAGATGGCTCAAGTGCTGGCATAATCATTTCGTGAGCACCAATCTTCTCCATTTCTTCACGTACAATATTTTCAACTTTATTCAGTACTCTTCGTCCAATCGGCAGAAAGCTGTAAATACCTGAAGCAATTTGGCGTATGTAACCAGCACGAACGAGGAGCTGGTGACTTTTAATTTCTGCATCTGCAGGATTTTCTTTTAATGTAGGAATTAGCATTTGACTTTGTTTCATAATCAAGCACCTCAGTTCTTTTAGTATTTAATAAAACAAGCCGGAAGCCTAGGGAGAGCTGTTGTCTCAATCGGCTTCCAGCCCAATTTTCTTACAAGAATAATCGTTGGATATCGTTCCAAGTGACGACAAGCATTAATAACATCAGTAATGCAAATCCAATAAAATGAACAATTCCTTCTTTTTGAGGATCGATCGGCTTTCCTCGTACCCCTTCAAGACCGACAAATAATAATCTTCCACCATCTAGTGCTGGCAGAGGAAGCAAATTGACGATTCCTAAGTTGATACTCAAAATTGCCGTCCACATCATAAAGTTCGTTAAACCTGTTTGAACAACTTTATCGGTTGCGTCATAAATACCGACAGGTCCAGAGAGCATGTCTAGAGAGAACTGACCAGTAACAAGTTTACCTAAATTTGTCAGGATCAATGCTGACCATTCATAGGTTTGCGTAAATCCGAACGTTAACTTTTTGGCGAACGAATCTTCGAATGCCCGGGCAACTCCAACTTGGCCAATTGTTCTCTCCCGATCTTCAATGGATGCTGGCGTCACTTGAATTTGTTCTGTCTGATCGTTACGCTCGACAGTCAGTGTAATTTCTTCATTAGGGTGTTCCTGAACGATCATTGTGAACTCTTCCCAGGAACTGACAGATTCGCCATCGATGGCTACTACTTCATCTCCTGCCATCAGCCCAGACTTTTCAGCAGGGGAGTTCTCTTGAATTTCGCCCAGTTTTGCTTCATCAGCCGGTACACCTTGAATAAAACCTAATATCATAAATAAGACGATAGCTAATACAAAGTTCATCAACGGTCCTGCAAACAGCTGCATGGCTCTTTGAGGAACAGACTTCGATGCGAACTGTCGATCATAAGGGGCAATTTGTGTTTCTTTTTCGTCCATGACGAACATCGCCTTAGGGTCAACTTCAAAAATTAGCTTTTCATCTTCGTCAATCTCATATCCTTCAATAACGAGTCTATGATCCAAATCTGCTCGTTCAACTTCTATAACACGAGCTTGGGGGTGCTTAGACTTGTTGTTGACAATAATGCGGTTAACTTTTCCTTCCTCACTGAATTCTAAACCAATGTGGTGGCCGGCTTTCAGTTCAATGATTTCTGGATCTTCTCCAGCTACTCGTACATATCCTCCAATCGGCAACAATCGGATCGTGTACAAAGTTTCATTTCTCGTGAAAGCAAATATTTTTGGCCCGAAACCAATTGCGAATTCACGAGCTAGCATACCTGCTCGTTTGGCAAAAATGAGATGCCCCCACTCATGAACAAACACCAAAAGGCCGAACATGAGTACAAATGCAATCACTGTAGTCAAATGAAGCACCTTCCTTTTAGTTTAAATGGAAACGGACACGTTTTCTAGTTTCCTCATCAATAGAAAGTATGGTAGACAAGTCCGGGTTATGAATACGCTCATGACTTTCAAGTGCTCGTTCAATCAATTGTTCAATCTCTAAAAACGAAATTTTTTCTTCCAGGAACAACTGAACCGCTTCTTCATTAGCGGCATTCAATACTGCAGGCATTGAACCGCCTGTGCGCCCTGCCTCATAAGCCATTCGCAAACAAGGAAAACGCTCCATATCCATTTTCTCAAAATGTAATGTCGCTATCTCTTCTAGATCGAGTTGTTTCGTAATCGGCAAGTCTAAACGGTTAGGATACGTTAAAGCGTACTGGATGGGAACTTTCATATCCGGAGTCCCTAGTTGAGCCATAACACTTCGGTCGACATACTCAACCATAGAATGAATGACACTTTCTCTATGAAGAATAACATGAATTTGGTCGTAAGGTACATCAAAAAGCCAGTGAGCCTCAATAACTTCCAAACCCTTGTTCATCATAGAAGCGGAATCTATCGTAATTTTTGCGCCCATACTCCAGTTTGGGTGATTTAGCGCATCTTTAACCGTTACTCCAACAAGTTCCTCTCTTTTTTTGTCTCGGAAACTTCCACCGGAGGCGGTAATGATTAATTTGTGGATGTCTTTTTTGTTTTCTCCATTTAGAGATTGATAAATGGCTGAATGCTCACTATCAACCGGTAGTAATTCAACATTGTGTTTTTTAGCTTCTTGCATAACAAGATGTCCAGCGGTCACTAGCGTTTCTTTATTG
It contains:
- the rseP gene encoding RIP metalloprotease RseP, coding for MTTVIAFVLMFGLLVFVHEWGHLIFAKRAGMLAREFAIGFGPKIFAFTRNETLYTIRLLPIGGYVRVAGEDPEIIELKAGHHIGLEFSEEGKVNRIIVNNKSKHPQARVIEVERADLDHRLVIEGYEIDEDEKLIFEVDPKAMFVMDEKETQIAPYDRQFASKSVPQRAMQLFAGPLMNFVLAIVLFMILGFIQGVPADEAKLGEIQENSPAEKSGLMAGDEVVAIDGESVSSWEEFTMIVQEHPNEEITLTVERNDQTEQIQVTPASIEDRERTIGQVGVARAFEDSFAKKLTFGFTQTYEWSALILTNLGKLVTGQFSLDMLSGPVGIYDATDKVVQTGLTNFMMWTAILSINLGIVNLLPLPALDGGRLLFVGLEGVRGKPIDPQKEGIVHFIGFALLMLLMLVVTWNDIQRLFL
- a CDS encoding 1-deoxy-D-xylulose-5-phosphate reductoisomerase, which produces MKQVALLGATGSIGIQTLDVIRLHPEEFSLYALAFGRNLEKALPLIKEFKPEVIVVQDEPTKERLQSEIHHGQILIGGEGLIEASVADPVDVVVNAVMGSIGLPATLKAIQAKKLIAIANKETLVTAGHLVMQEAKKHNVELLPVDSEHSAIYQSLNGENKKDIHKLIITASGGSFRDKKREELVGVTVKDALNHPNWSMGAKITIDSASMMNKGLEVIEAHWLFDVPYDQIHVILHRESVIHSMVEYVDRSVMAQLGTPDMKVPIQYALTYPNRLDLPITKQLDLEEIATLHFEKMDMERFPCLRMAYEAGRTGGSMPAVLNAANEEAVQLFLEEKISFLEIEQLIERALESHERIHNPDLSTILSIDEETRKRVRFHLN